One genomic window of Fusarium keratoplasticum isolate Fu6.1 chromosome 3, whole genome shotgun sequence includes the following:
- a CDS encoding MFS domain-containing protein produces MALLSLGPVVSHALILVVAMSNICILSYDAGMINNLNAVQPYFEHFNLDSDLIGLNVAIISAGCIFGSPVVGPIVDRWGRKTGLGMGSVCIILGVVLQASAGKVAQLIAGRFIIGFATIINGSIAPMWVMELASPKYRSMLSSSVLVSVPFTSFLVTCIILGIYDKQSDWAWRGIMLGEAVPSILSLCLLPFVEESPRWLFYKGRGEEATNILARLHADGDIEHPMVVAESQEILGALEHEKENNGGWKDLVSPAPNLKRFSIAVLMNIFYQILGGNMILYFSSFLIAKLGIESRRTVILINIGLLLWKAFCSVGGVFLIDRIGARKPLIAGTSATVALFGMLSGLSYLSDERPNETGYAIGAVVVVGLFLLAVSTSWMILAYTYPPEVLRYSQRAKGVVVAQAIGYAFSFLNLYTAPLALEKIGWKYYAINGSWNFGILIVVYWLFVETKGRTLEEIDELFDGMVYTGGVIIGHRAARALEEEETGDAGSIAKRQLTATSANKE; encoded by the exons acttcaacctcgacagtGATCTCATCGGCCTCaacgtcgccatcatcagcgccGGATGCATCTTCGGCTCTCCGGTAGTTGGCCCCATTGTGGATCGCTGGGGACGAAAGACCGGCCTTGGCATGGGCTCAGTCTGCATCATCCTCGGAGTGGTGCTGCAGGCGTCGGCGGGCAAGG TCGCCCAGCTCATCGCCGGTCGCTTCATCATTGGCTTCGCCACCATCATAAACGGCTCCATCGCCCCCATGTGGGTCATGGAGCTGGCCTCGCCCAAGTACAGGTCCATGCTCTCGAGCTCGGTCCTCGTCTCGGTGCCGTTCACCTCGTTTTTGGTCACTTGCATCATTCTGGGGATATATGACAAGCAGTCAGACTGGGCATGGAGGGGGATCATGCTG GGAGAGGCAGTGCCCTCTATTCTCTCACTCTGTCTCTTGCCGTTTGTCGAGGAAAGCCCAAGATGGCTCTTCTACAAGGGGCGCGGCGAAGAA GCTACTAATATCCTCGCTCGCTTGCACGCAGACGGTGATATCGAGCATCCAATGGTCGTCGCTGAAAGCCAGGAGATTCTTGGCGCCCTGGAGCatgagaaggagaacaaCGGAGGCTGGAAGGACCTTGTATCCCCTG CCCCCAACCTGAAGCGGTTCAGTATTGCTGTCCTTATGAACATCTTCTACCAGATCCTGGGAGGAAACATGATTCT CTActtctcatccttcctcATTGCCAAGCTCGGAATCGAAAGCAGGAGAACTGTAATCCTTATCAACATTGGTCTGCTACTCTGGAAGGCCTTTTGCAGTGTTGGAggcgtcttcctcatcgacAGAATTGGCGCTCGCAAGCCTCTTA TCGCCGGGACCTCTGCCACTGTGGCTCTGTTCGGCATGCTTTCTGGTCTTTCGTACCTTTCGGATGAACGTCCCAACGAAACAGGATATGCTATTGGTgccgtcgttgtcgttgGTCTGTTCCTCCTTGCGGTATCCACCAGCTG GATGATTCTTGCCTATACATACCCCCCCGAAGTCCTCCGCTACTCCCAGCGAGCCAAGGGTGTGGTAGTCGCCCAAGCCATCGGCTACGCCTTCAGCTTCCTGAACCTCTACACCGCCCCGCTCGCCCTCGAGAAGATCGGCTGGAAGTACTACGCCATCAACGGCAGCTGGAACTTTGGCATCCTGATCGTCGTGTACTGGCTTTTTGTGGAGACCAAGGGCAGGACGCTCGAGGAGATAGACGAGCTCTTTGACGGCATGGTCTACACGGGCGGCGTCATCATCGGGCACCGTGCTGCGCGGGCGCtagaggaggaggagactgGGGATGCGGGAAGCATTGCGAAGAGACAGCTTACAGCGACCTCGGCGAATAAGGAGTAA